The window CTGCAATTAGGGTTCTATCACCATTGGAACATAAGGTCTTGAGTGAGTAGAAGAATTCTTGAGTGTGTTAACAATAACCATGGCTGCACTAGGTAAGTCTTTCTTATCTAATTTCAAATCGTGACCTAGTATGCATGGTAATAACTAAGTTTATTCcaacatttggtatcagagcctagttaGCAAGCCTTAGATCCGATGAATTAATAAGAAATCCTAATGCTTTAAGAACGTATAAAATTTGTATGGTGATTGCTGCAGTTTATTTCCTTTTATCGTGAGCACTATAACTCTTCCACTAATATGTATTTCTCTTCTCTGTGTTTGTGTTGGTTGGTGgagtagggtttttttttttttttttttttttttgttggatctTTTGAATTGGAGCTTCAAATTCCATCGTGCATGGGTGGTTCAAGCATGTTGCCCAATCTGAAATTCTCACTCTCTCAGTCTGCTCGATGGTGTCTTGGTTTTGTTGATGCTTGATTGAAGGAATGGATAATCATGCTATTTTTACCATTGGGCAAATGTTTATTAAATCTTTAGCACAGTGGgattttatggaaattttggTATAGGAAAGGATGCATGTAGTGATTCAATTTTGGTATGGAAATTTTGCTATTTCAACAACGGCTCTTCTCTCTGCTACAGAGCTGCAACtcgataaaaaaaaactcacccAGATTGACACCCAAATAACAATTCACGAACTCACACAAAAAAGCTACATTCTTGTTCAGATTTTATCGTTCTATGTAGCTTCTGGGTGTCTCCAAAGTTCCAAACCAGACATATCAGATGTGCTTTTCTATGCATAATAGGAAAAGAGCAAGTCCTCAGCTTTCCTAAGACTTGAATCATTCTTAGCTGCTGAAGGGTATATCAGACGGAAGCTGGACGGACTTGCATGAAACGGGAACATCATGCGGGAAAATTGAAACACATGGCGACATGTGTTAGGTTTGAGACACCGCCACCTTGATGTACCACTTCTCCCGACAGAAGCATGTCTTCAGCTTTCTTGGTGAGTTTTGTTGGAGTTATATTAATAAAAACCAAAGGTAGCTGACCATGGAAGCAAAAGCCGCATTACATTTGCCCAACGCTTTATATTTTTGGTAAAATTTGAACACTTTATTAAAGCCAAAGCTACCTTTTTTGTCCATCTGTGATTGGAGCTGCTGCTAATATTTTTTCACCAGCAAAGTAGTGTTCTTCTTCTTGGTAGCTTACCAAGGAAGCAACCCCGCATTGTACATCTACTTTAATTTGAGCACCATAAACGAGCGGGGACttgggttttgatttgaacACTTTATAAACGAGCAAGGACttgggttttgatttgaacACTTTATAAATGAGCGGACTTAGGTTTGATTCGAACACTTTATAAACGAGTGGGAACTTGAGTTTTAATTTGAACATTCTATAAACGAGCAGAGACTTGGGTTTTGATTTgcacacttgaagaaaaaaaaaatggccagTCGGAGCGAGGACCGGTGCGAAATAGCCTTCTTCGACTTGGAGACGACGAGGCCGACcgaccgcaccatcttggaatTCGGGTCGATTCTCGTTTGCCCCAGGACGCTGGTGGAGCTCGACAACTACTCCACCCTGGTCCGACCCGCCGACCTCTCCGTCATCAGTTCCCTGCCCGACCGCCGCAACGGCATTACCCGCGCCGCCCTCGTCGACGCCCCTTTTTTTCAGGACATCGCCGACAGGGTCTACGACATTCTCCACGGTTAGCTTTAATTTGAACTTTTATCTTTCATTTGTATGAGTGAAGTGATAATTAACATGAAGGTTTGATTTTTATGGTTggttgtgtttggttgctgagaaatggAAGGAAAATTAGCTGAAAGTACTAAAGTAGTTACAATGTATAGGACGTATATGGGCTGGTCACTACATTCTGAAGTTTGATTGTGAGCGGATTCGGGAGGCTTTCGCGCAGATTGGTCGGCGTGCACCAGAACCGAAAGATACAATCGATTCATGGGAATTATTGAGACAGACGTTCGGAAGGAGAGCTGGTGACATGAAGGTATTTATTTTCTCTTCATCTGTTAGTAAATGTCACCAGTTAGATTTTGATCCGAATCAATTCTTTAAATTCTCCAAATCCATATTTAAAGGACAAAATGAAATATGTAGTTTTGAGGAGGAGCAGTTTTGCAGTTTCTACGTGTTGATGTATGTTACTTGTGAATGTTTTCGTTGATACATACATGACACAAATAATTTTGCGCAGATGGCCTCCCTTGCAACCTATTTCGGGCTTGGACAGCAGACACACAGGTGTTTCTGCAAACCTGCTTCGAGTTTAAACTAATTACTCTTGCCTCAATTTGGTTTCCTTGCACTAATCCTTCATGTAATGGTTTGTCAGGAGTTTGGATGATGTTCGAATGAATCTGGAAGTTCTGAAATGCTGTGCGGCCGTTTTATTCATGGTAATGATATGATTTTGAAGGAATGGTGAACCCATAAATTTATACGGAATTTCATGTGTTGGATTTTAGATGGTAGTGAGGAGCTCACACGCGAGGGGTGCGGTGTTACCATGTTAGAATATAAATCAATAGTATGTCCTCTtcgtttgttttcaattttgaaatatACGAGGAGGCGCGACGTAGACTTAAGACTAGTCTTTCTAAAACAGTACTTGGCTCACATCCTCAAAGTTAGACCTTTTGAAGCTCAACTTGAGCTGCTCAACTCAACAAGTATATCAATAGTAAGAACTAACTATTGTCTGATCTACTCACAGGAGTCGAGCCTCCCGGACATATTCAAGAAGAATAGTTGGGTTCCTTCAAATGCTAACACAAGAATTTGTAGTGAAAACACCGAACGAGTCTCTAATCTGGTTGAATCTAGCACAGCTCGACCATATGCCTTTGACATGGACCCGCTTCGCGATGAAGTGATGCAAGAGCAGAATCAGCCAGACAACGCCATGGTAGAAATGCCTATGCAAAAGTCTGTTGAGAGTTCTTCCTCTTTCGCTGCATCGGGGAGTTCCCATGGCACTATGGAGTTTTTACAGCCAGATGAAGTTTCTATTCCTTCTATCCGTGCTACCCTTGTTCCGTCGTATAATCGGAGTCAGAGGATAAAGTTGTTACACAAAGATGAAACTTTGCAGCTTTGCTATAGGCATATGGAATTGCGGTTTGGAATCAGCGGAAAGTATTCTGATCAAGATGGCCGTCCACTATTGGATATTGTTTGTTACGCATCACAAAATTTGTGCAAAGTTCTTGATGCATGTGATGGCGTTGTACAAAAGTTTAAGGATTCTGGTAGCAGCTCCGAATGGAAGCCTGCTGTGATCCAAAAGGACCGTACTTATACAGTGAAATTACAGTTAAGTTTTAGCCTCTCACGCACACATGCGCACAAGAAAACACATTATTACTGCAGTCTATTGGCTACTGAGAAAGGAGATTCATCTGATCAGATATGTACTGTTTCTTTGTATAATTTGTTTTTGCAGCATACAGCACACCACAGAGATATATCAAAAAGAGCCTTGTGGCGCAGAGCAGAGGCTCGTCACCAAGTTTGATGCTTCAGAACTTAGCACCCA is drawn from Malus domestica chromosome 14, GDT2T_hap1 and contains these coding sequences:
- the LOC103415324 gene encoding protein NEN3-like isoform X1 — its product is MASRSEDRCEIAFFDLETTMPTRTDQDLTILEFGSILVCPKKLVELDNYSTLVRPADPSVINSLPDRRNGITRAALIDAPFFQDIADKVYDILHGRIWAGHNILQFDCVLIRQAFAQIGRPAPEPKDTIDSLEFLKQQFGTKAGNMKMASLATYFGLGQQTHRSLDDVRMNLEVLKCCAAVLFMESSLPDIFKKNSWVPSNANTRICSENTERVSNLVESSTARPYAFDMDPLRDEVMQEQNQPDNAMVEMPMQKSVESSSSFAASGSSHGTMEFLQPDEVSIPSIRATLVPSYNRSQRIKLLHKDETLQLCYRHMELRFGISGKYSDQDGRPLLDIVCYASQNLCKVLDACDGVVQKFKDSGSSSEWKPAVIQKDRTYTVKLHIQHTTEIYQKEPCGAEQRLVTKFDASELSTHLKPRTFVDAFFSLEPYDYQQSAGIRWVAKKLILLPN
- the LOC103415324 gene encoding protein NEN1-like isoform X2 produces the protein MASRSEDRCEIAFFDLETTRPTDRTILEFGSILVCPRTLVELDNYSTLVRPADLSVISSLPDRRNGITRAALVDAPFFQDIADRVYDILHGRIWAGHYILKFDCERIREAFAQIGRRAPEPKDTIDSWELLRQTFGRRAGDMKMASLATYFGLGQQTHRSLDDVRMNLEVLKCCAAVLFMESSLPDIFKKNSWVPSNANTRICSENTERVSNLVESSTARPYAFDMDPLRDEVMQEQNQPDNAMVEMPMQKSVESSSSFAASGSSHGTMEFLQPDEVSIPSIRATLVPSYNRSQRIKLLHKDETLQLCYRHMELRFGISGKYSDQDGRPLLDIVCYASQNLCKVLDACDGVVQKFKDSGSSSEWKPAVIQKDRTYTVKLHIQHTTEIYQKEPCGAEQRLVTKFDASELSTHLKPRTFVDAFFSLEPYDYQQSAGIRWVAKKLILLPN